In a genomic window of Elusimicrobiota bacterium:
- a CDS encoding hydroxyacid dehydrogenase → MKPKVFFSMPKKTFDISFSAEVVKAMSEVAELLGCPPPADGYNAEYVKNNIVDAEAVITGWGSLALTDEMLALAKKLKIVFHTAGSVQGLWKSTRTDIRVASNADINGQPVSEFALGMVLIGLKGVFHFNHEIHAKGKLAWKKTGDYAKGYYKTKVGILSLGHIGRRLVKLLKNFEVDILVQSNHITPEQARGMGVTKCTIEELMSQADVVVLCAPNKPKNKGMINKSNLKLMKDNSVFINIARGALVNEDDLVAELKTGRITAMLDVTFPEPPVEGHPFYTLPNCILTPHIAGSFAGECFRFGEAVVGEIKRYVAGEKLRNELSQEEIIFRA, encoded by the coding sequence ATGAAACCAAAAGTGTTTTTTAGTATGCCTAAGAAAACGTTTGATATCAGTTTCTCAGCAGAAGTTGTTAAAGCTATGTCTGAAGTAGCTGAACTTTTAGGATGCCCTCCTCCTGCTGATGGGTATAACGCAGAGTATGTGAAAAACAACATAGTTGATGCCGAAGCTGTGATCACCGGGTGGGGTAGTTTGGCATTAACTGATGAAATGTTGGCTTTGGCTAAGAAACTCAAAATTGTATTTCATACCGCAGGGTCAGTCCAGGGACTGTGGAAGTCTACCCGTACAGATATAAGAGTAGCATCAAACGCTGATATCAACGGGCAGCCAGTATCGGAGTTCGCTCTTGGGATGGTACTTATAGGATTGAAAGGTGTGTTTCATTTTAACCATGAAATTCATGCTAAAGGTAAACTTGCATGGAAGAAAACAGGGGATTATGCAAAAGGGTATTATAAAACAAAAGTAGGAATACTCAGCCTTGGGCATATCGGGCGGAGGTTGGTAAAACTGCTGAAGAATTTTGAGGTTGATATACTTGTACAGTCAAACCATATCACTCCGGAACAAGCCCGCGGGATGGGTGTCACCAAATGCACAATTGAGGAATTGATGTCGCAAGCGGATGTCGTTGTTCTCTGTGCACCAAATAAACCAAAGAATAAAGGTATGATAAATAAATCCAATCTTAAGTTAATGAAAGATAATAGTGTGTTTATTAATATAGCCCGTGGTGCGTTGGTTAATGAAGATGATCTTGTCGCTGAACTCAAAACCGGGCGTATAACCGCGATGCTGGATGTTACATTTCCAGAACCTCCTGTAGAAGGACATCCGTTCTATACACTGCCAAACTGTATTCTAACCCCTCATATCGCAGGTTCGTTTGCCGGAGAATGTTTCCGGTTTGGTGAAGCTGTAGTTGGGGAAATAAAAAGGTATGTTGCAGGGGAAAAACTTAGAAACGAGCTCTCTCAAGAAGAGATTATTTTTAGAGCATGA
- a CDS encoding proline--tRNA ligase encodes MKFTKVFIKTMREVPSEADTVSAKLMLRAGLIRKLGAGLYEWLPLGLRAVKKVEQIVREEMNSIDGQEVVLPILLPKTLWEETGRWGIYGKELFRLRDRKDNDFCLGPTHEEVITDLVRREVKSYRELPLMLYQFGTKFRDEIRPRFGVMRAREFVMKDAYSFHADEECAEKYYVRAYDAYKRICGRCGVNFRAVEAASGAIGGSFSHEFMVLAQTGEEEIVYCECGYSANTEKAECKAVESGENKETQLILEEINTPGVHTVSAVGKFMSAPTVKFIKSMIYVADGKPVLALVRGDYEINESKLGQVLNTAAVELAQPELIQKLTGAKVGFAGPVGLKEKVQIIADYSVMSIINGITGANKTDYHVKNLNPGRDFTPDNVVDIRKVVHGDKCARCGKDLQFCRGIEVGHTFKLGYKYSKSMNATFLDTAGAPKHFVMGCYGIGVTRMVAAAIEQGNDNNGIIWPIPLAPYVVNIVPVSYTGTQKEVADKIYDELTVAGIDVILDDRDERAGVKFKDSDLIGFPIRVTVSDRTLANNNSVEYKLRTTEKSEIVGIDEAVKRCIALGRK; translated from the coding sequence ATGAAATTTACTAAAGTGTTTATCAAAACCATGCGCGAGGTGCCTTCTGAGGCGGATACTGTATCAGCAAAACTTATGCTTCGAGCTGGCCTTATCCGTAAACTCGGAGCGGGTCTTTATGAATGGTTGCCGCTGGGCTTACGCGCAGTAAAGAAAGTTGAACAAATTGTGCGTGAGGAAATGAATAGCATTGACGGGCAGGAAGTTGTATTACCTATTCTTCTTCCTAAAACGTTGTGGGAGGAAACCGGGCGTTGGGGTATTTATGGGAAAGAGTTGTTTCGTCTGAGGGACAGGAAGGATAACGATTTTTGCCTTGGTCCAACACACGAAGAAGTTATCACCGATCTTGTCCGCCGTGAGGTAAAGTCGTATCGTGAACTGCCGTTGATGTTGTACCAGTTCGGAACGAAGTTTCGTGATGAAATACGTCCGCGGTTCGGTGTAATGCGCGCACGTGAGTTTGTGATGAAGGACGCGTATTCATTCCACGCAGATGAAGAGTGTGCGGAGAAGTATTATGTCCGCGCGTATGACGCGTATAAACGTATCTGCGGACGTTGCGGGGTTAATTTTCGCGCAGTAGAAGCTGCTTCCGGAGCAATCGGGGGTAGTTTTTCGCATGAGTTTATGGTGCTTGCTCAAACAGGGGAGGAAGAAATTGTGTACTGCGAGTGCGGGTACAGTGCAAATACTGAGAAAGCGGAATGCAAGGCAGTTGAAAGTGGAGAGAATAAAGAAACACAGTTGATACTCGAGGAAATAAATACGCCTGGGGTGCATACCGTAAGTGCTGTTGGGAAGTTTATGTCCGCACCAACGGTAAAGTTTATTAAATCCATGATATACGTTGCTGACGGAAAACCGGTACTCGCGTTGGTACGCGGGGACTATGAAATTAATGAGTCTAAGCTCGGGCAGGTGCTTAACACCGCGGCGGTTGAGCTTGCGCAACCGGAATTAATACAAAAACTTACTGGTGCGAAGGTAGGTTTCGCAGGGCCTGTTGGGTTAAAGGAAAAGGTACAGATTATCGCAGACTATTCTGTTATGTCTATAATCAACGGTATTACCGGAGCGAATAAGACGGATTACCACGTAAAGAATCTTAATCCCGGGCGTGACTTCACCCCGGATAATGTCGTGGATATCCGTAAGGTTGTACACGGGGATAAATGTGCGCGGTGCGGGAAGGATTTGCAGTTTTGCCGCGGGATTGAAGTTGGGCATACGTTTAAGCTTGGTTACAAATATTCAAAGTCTATGAATGCAACATTTCTCGATACTGCCGGTGCGCCAAAACATTTTGTAATGGGTTGTTATGGTATAGGTGTTACACGGATGGTTGCTGCAGCGATTGAACAGGGAAATGATAATAACGGTATCATCTGGCCAATACCTCTTGCGCCATACGTTGTGAATATCGTGCCGGTTTCATATACAGGAACACAAAAAGAGGTGGCGGATAAGATTTATGATGAATTGACTGTTGCGGGAATTGACGTAATCCTCGATGATCGGGATGAACGTGCAGGGGTTAAGTTCAAGGATTCTGACCTTATCGGTTTCCCGATTCGTGTGACCGTAAGCGATCGTACATTAGCAAATAATAATTCTGTGGAATACAAACTTCGTACCACGGAGAAGTCAGAAATAGTGGGTATTGATGAAGCGGTAAAACGGTGTATTGCTTTAGGGAGGAAGTAG
- a CDS encoding tetratricopeptide repeat protein: MITKQYFPITTERSYRPVATLSYFINFLLWDGHLRWHRVINPVLHLMVSFMVFLVIQQLYSSQLLAVLTALFFAAHPVHSEIMYVVTHNENLLLGLFFLLAFYLYIIDGKDNKVTVKRIISVLSYLLALFSKETALMFIPLLIVHDWLFYPGKKVRESVKQIFARYIWVTILYLVVRFWLMAPPYSASYIGDNVISNTLSICFVIVKYIKLLILPTNLSVLINIPVITSVFAWQFLAGICVLTLILILIYYFYMKNRRLSFMLIWPVFTLLPALNIVFAVVTHPMGERYLYLSVVGYCFIIAYVFIRALKNRIVLIAATGIVIIFYASIILARSDDWRTEKAFFTKTVQQSPWSGKAQNNLGIYYLKSGEWGLAEECFVKAIELSPEEWQAYSNLSIVYLKTKQFVKRLNILLLIREKMNGRIIPDLEYEIVSTYKELGKEDECINILQRLRSISNE, encoded by the coding sequence TTGATTACTAAACAATATTTCCCGATTACTACAGAACGTAGTTACCGGCCGGTCGCTACTTTATCGTATTTCATAAATTTCTTGCTATGGGATGGGCATTTGCGGTGGCATAGAGTTATTAATCCTGTGTTACACTTGATGGTATCGTTTATGGTATTTCTTGTTATACAACAACTGTATTCATCACAGCTGCTAGCTGTTTTAACCGCACTGTTTTTTGCTGCTCATCCTGTTCATAGCGAAATAATGTATGTGGTTACTCATAACGAAAACTTGTTATTAGGACTGTTCTTTCTACTTGCATTTTATCTGTATATTATTGACGGTAAAGATAACAAAGTCACGGTGAAGCGTATAATATCAGTTTTATCATACTTACTGGCATTATTCTCAAAAGAAACCGCGTTGATGTTTATCCCGTTGCTTATTGTACACGACTGGTTATTTTATCCTGGAAAAAAAGTGCGGGAATCTGTAAAACAGATTTTTGCGCGTTACATTTGGGTAACAATATTGTATTTGGTCGTCAGATTCTGGCTCATGGCTCCTCCGTATTCCGCAAGTTATATCGGTGATAATGTTATTAGTAATACATTAAGTATTTGTTTTGTGATTGTTAAGTATATCAAACTATTAATTCTACCGACAAATCTGTCAGTACTGATAAATATACCAGTTATCACATCAGTTTTTGCCTGGCAGTTTTTAGCTGGTATTTGTGTGTTAACGTTAATACTTATACTAATATATTATTTTTACATGAAAAACCGCAGATTGTCATTTATGCTGATATGGCCAGTGTTTACTTTATTACCGGCATTAAATATAGTATTCGCGGTGGTCACTCATCCGATGGGGGAAAGGTATTTGTACTTGTCGGTTGTAGGGTATTGTTTCATAATTGCGTATGTGTTTATACGTGCTTTAAAGAACCGTATAGTTTTGATTGCAGCTACCGGGATTGTGATAATATTTTATGCTTCTATCATCTTAGCCAGGTCGGATGATTGGCGGACAGAAAAAGCGTTTTTTACTAAAACTGTACAACAATCGCCGTGGTCGGGGAAAGCACAGAATAATCTTGGTATTTACTATTTGAAGTCCGGTGAGTGGGGGTTAGCGGAAGAATGTTTTGTTAAGGCTATAGAGTTGTCTCCTGAAGAGTGGCAGGCGTATTCCAACCTTTCAATCGTATACTTAAAAACAAAACAATTTGTGAAACGATTAAATATACTTCTTTTGATACGTGAAAAAATGAACGGCAGGATTATCCCTGACCTTGAATACGAGATCGTTTCAACGTATAAAGAACTGGGAAAAGAGGATGAATGCATTAATATATTACAGAGATTGCGGTCGATAAGTAATGAATGA
- a CDS encoding sugar phosphate nucleotidyltransferase codes for MINLAVVPVAGIGTRLLPATKSQPKEMLPVGRKPVVQYVVEELEKSGITNILFVTGRNKTSIENHFDADNELIRGLRETGKEELLSSLEYEKLDVKYFYTRQRQPKGLGDAILQSEEYVSNQPFVVALGDSIIGLHANSKVVKKLTDCFVDKAADCVIAFEEVNKSEVCFYGIAKPATSGKVFQLSDVVEKPAVAEAPSNLAIAARYVFSPNIFGFIRKVVPDKRGEIQITDAIRMMIHQGMKVYGVKLNPGEKRYDIGNFESYFETVLEFILSDPEFGESVKKKVKRIVCR; via the coding sequence ATGATAAATCTTGCAGTAGTTCCTGTAGCGGGGATTGGGACACGGTTATTACCCGCAACAAAATCGCAGCCAAAAGAAATGTTGCCCGTCGGACGGAAACCTGTAGTGCAGTACGTAGTGGAAGAACTTGAGAAGTCGGGGATTACCAATATTCTATTCGTCACAGGACGTAATAAAACATCAATTGAAAACCATTTTGATGCGGATAACGAGCTTATACGCGGATTACGCGAGACAGGGAAAGAGGAGTTGTTGTCTTCGCTTGAGTATGAAAAACTTGATGTAAAATATTTTTATACACGCCAACGTCAACCCAAAGGGTTGGGGGATGCAATACTGCAGTCTGAAGAATATGTTAGCAACCAGCCGTTTGTGGTAGCTCTTGGTGATTCGATTATTGGCTTGCATGCAAACTCAAAAGTAGTAAAGAAACTTACTGATTGTTTTGTTGATAAAGCAGCGGACTGCGTTATCGCATTTGAAGAGGTCAATAAATCTGAAGTTTGTTTTTACGGTATAGCAAAACCTGCGACAAGTGGTAAAGTGTTTCAGTTGTCCGATGTTGTAGAGAAACCTGCAGTAGCTGAAGCGCCAAGTAATCTAGCGATTGCAGCGCGATATGTGTTTTCCCCGAATATATTCGGGTTTATAAGAAAAGTTGTACCGGATAAACGCGGGGAAATACAGATCACAGATGCTATAAGAATGATGATACATCAGGGGATGAAGGTATATGGTGTTAAACTTAATCCCGGAGAGAAACGCTATGATATCGGCAATTTTGAAAGTTATTTTGAAACCGTGCTAGAGTTTATACTTTCCGATCCTGAGTTTGGGGAGAGTGTTAAGAAGAAGGTTAAACGTATTGTATGCAGATAA
- a CDS encoding GHMP kinase produces MQIIRAQAYARAGLIGNPSDGYNGKTISLIVKNFSAKVVLYDWPEVEIILSQQDKCRFNCIEDLVEDVKLSGYYGGLRLVKAAIKKFYEYCEKRNIKLRDRNFSIRYDSNIPRQVGLAGSSAIVTATIRGLMEFYGIAIPKNILPNLILSVENNELRITAGLQDRVCQVYEGLVYMDFDKKYMDRYGYGRYKQLNPRLLPNLFISYRTDFGEISDVVHNNVRERYLRGDTDVINAMKKFALLSYETYKLLLAGKRDAIGPLMDENFDTRRKIFSIDTKNIEMVETARKCGAHAKFAGSGGAIVGTYRDEYMLRKLYRKLSEIGCKTFIPSIV; encoded by the coding sequence ATGCAGATAATTAGGGCGCAAGCATACGCGCGGGCAGGGCTTATCGGCAATCCGTCTGACGGATATAACGGGAAGACAATATCGTTGATTGTAAAAAACTTTTCCGCAAAGGTTGTGTTGTACGACTGGCCGGAGGTTGAAATTATTCTTAGCCAACAGGATAAGTGTAGGTTTAATTGCATAGAAGATCTGGTGGAGGATGTTAAACTCAGCGGATACTACGGCGGGCTGAGGCTGGTGAAAGCGGCAATAAAAAAGTTCTATGAGTACTGCGAAAAACGAAATATTAAGCTGCGTGATCGAAATTTTTCAATACGTTATGATTCTAATATTCCAAGACAAGTGGGGCTTGCAGGGTCAAGTGCAATCGTTACTGCAACAATTCGGGGATTAATGGAGTTTTATGGTATAGCAATACCAAAAAATATTTTGCCCAACCTGATACTATCAGTCGAGAATAATGAGTTGCGTATTACCGCCGGCCTTCAGGATCGTGTATGCCAGGTGTATGAAGGGCTGGTTTATATGGATTTCGATAAGAAGTATATGGATAGGTACGGGTATGGGAGATATAAACAGTTGAATCCAAGGCTATTGCCTAATCTTTTTATATCCTACCGTACAGATTTTGGTGAAATATCGGATGTTGTACATAATAACGTAAGAGAACGATATCTCCGTGGAGATACGGATGTTATTAACGCAATGAAGAAATTTGCGTTGTTATCTTATGAAACATACAAGTTGTTGCTTGCCGGGAAACGTGATGCTATTGGGCCGTTGATGGATGAAAATTTTGATACCAGACGGAAGATATTTAGTATTGATACAAAAAACATAGAGATGGTAGAAACCGCGCGGAAGTGTGGCGCGCATGCAAAGTTTGCAGGTTCTGGCGGTGCAATTGTGGGTACTTATCGAGATGAATATATGCTCCGCAAACTTTACCGTAAATTAAGTGAGATCGGGTGTAAGACGTTTATACCGAGTATAGTATAA
- the rimP gene encoding ribosome maturation factor RimP translates to MSNKDKLQEITSSAVVKLGYELVELQYKKEGKRWVVRLFIDKPGIGISVEDCALVSNAVGELYELEIWLPEHYVLEVSSPGIDRLLKTIKDFENVRGSQVRFKLFEQIEGEKAFIGKIENVVEDKLTVLRNDGKSVELKLAQISSARKVVDI, encoded by the coding sequence ATGAGTAATAAAGACAAGTTGCAAGAGATTACCAGCAGTGCTGTAGTGAAGTTGGGGTATGAACTAGTAGAATTGCAATATAAGAAAGAAGGTAAACGCTGGGTTGTACGGTTGTTTATAGATAAACCCGGTATAGGTATTAGTGTTGAAGATTGCGCATTGGTGAGTAATGCCGTCGGTGAATTGTACGAACTTGAAATATGGTTACCGGAACATTATGTGTTGGAAGTATCATCTCCCGGTATTGATAGGTTGCTGAAGACTATTAAAGATTTTGAAAACGTTAGAGGTAGTCAAGTGAGGTTCAAACTGTTTGAACAGATTGAAGGAGAGAAAGCGTTTATTGGTAAGATTGAGAATGTTGTTGAGGATAAATTGACAGTTTTACGGAATGACGGGAAGAGTGTTGAACTAAAACTTGCACAGATCAGCAGCGCGCGTAAAGTAGTTGATATTTAA
- the nusA gene encoding transcription termination factor NusA, producing the protein MTKFTSDLLPVLEQIERDKGVKTQELIQMIEGALVSAFRKHSNFKGNLEAVVDLETGMLEAYMIKTVVEKVVDSSLELTVDAAKKYDPKVELGGTVKLKVDTTDFSRIAAQTAKQVILQKIREVEKSNVYQEYKGREEQLVNGFIHRIVSGSYVVELGKVEAIIPPKEQVMREKFKNGDRIRAMVLKVDKDQKGARILLTRCSPVFVKLLFEQEVPELADKTVEIVEIVREPGERTKLAVISHNKKVDPVGACVGVKGSRVKPIIDELHGERIDLIAWNDDPVKNITSALSPAKIEKVIILDEVGKRAEVIVSEDQLSLAIGKKGQNVMLAAKLTKWHLDIKSPEEKKKEIEGKIEKKDVVPAVAETGASEVSAEPEKPKE; encoded by the coding sequence ATGACAAAATTTACAAGTGATTTGTTGCCGGTGTTAGAACAGATAGAACGCGATAAAGGCGTAAAAACACAGGAACTTATTCAAATGATAGAAGGTGCATTGGTGTCTGCGTTTCGTAAACACTCAAATTTTAAGGGTAACCTGGAAGCTGTGGTTGACCTTGAAACCGGAATGCTGGAAGCGTATATGATCAAAACAGTAGTTGAAAAAGTTGTGGATAGCAGCCTTGAATTAACCGTTGATGCTGCAAAAAAGTATGATCCAAAAGTTGAATTGGGGGGTACGGTTAAGTTGAAGGTAGACACCACGGATTTTTCTAGGATTGCAGCGCAAACCGCGAAACAGGTTATTCTCCAAAAAATCAGGGAAGTAGAAAAATCTAATGTGTACCAGGAATATAAGGGCAGAGAAGAGCAGTTAGTAAACGGTTTTATCCACAGGATTGTCAGCGGGAGTTATGTCGTTGAACTTGGAAAAGTTGAAGCGATTATCCCGCCTAAAGAACAGGTCATGCGTGAGAAGTTTAAAAACGGCGATCGTATCCGTGCAATGGTATTAAAAGTGGATAAAGACCAAAAAGGTGCACGTATACTTCTTACCCGGTGCAGCCCGGTATTTGTAAAATTATTGTTTGAACAGGAAGTACCGGAACTCGCGGATAAGACTGTTGAAATCGTTGAGATCGTACGTGAACCCGGGGAACGTACAAAATTGGCTGTTATTTCTCATAACAAAAAAGTCGATCCTGTAGGGGCATGCGTAGGAGTCAAGGGTTCCCGCGTGAAGCCTATCATCGACGAACTTCATGGTGAACGTATAGACTTAATTGCGTGGAATGATGATCCTGTAAAAAATATTACGTCTGCACTGTCTCCTGCTAAGATTGAGAAAGTTATTATTCTCGATGAAGTAGGTAAACGCGCGGAAGTTATTGTGTCAGAAGACCAGTTGTCTTTGGCAATCGGGAAAAAAGGGCAAAATGTAATGCTTGCAGCAAAACTTACTAAATGGCATCTGGATATAAAATCGCCGGAAGAAAAGAAAAAGGAGATTGAGGGAAAGATTGAAAAAAAGGATGTGGTCCCTGCAGTAGCAGAAACCGGTGCTTCTGAAGTGAGTGCTGAACCGGAAAAACCAAAAGAATAA
- the infB gene encoding translation initiation factor IF-2 has product MATKKKSADSENINKESKEKVKKVKKTNKPASAITAIKKKKVVKPRAKVAGIVSSAVPSAVSDVKVKKVKKTAVAKVPVVVPSKVISKPFVQQKTVTPVVKVEPKKPVAVVPEIKVVVTPKPVVPEPKITPPVVVAPVIPVLPVTVPIEDKPVISVNEFVTVGKLAELMKKSPGELLIKLMSLKVKAGINQRIDPDIITILASDYGYEVKFIPLYGDEVLAQEEEKDDPRKMVPRSPVVTIMGHVDHGKTSLLDAIRKSKIAEKEYGGITQHIGAYRVVTEKGEIVFLDTPGHEAFTAMRARGAQVTDLVILVVAADDGVMPQTIEAIDHAKAANVPIIVAVNKIDLPGADPRRVKEELTRQNLIIEEYGGKVGCIEVSAKIGTNLDQLLDRILLEAEIRELKANPATLARGVVIEARLDPKKGPLSTILIQKGTLNKGDSFIAGLTNGKVRALIDDKGRLLSKAGPSTPVEVLGFTYTPQLGDKFVVVADERESKHISERRQEIQRTERLKKKHISLDVLHQKIGEGKLAELRVVLKTDVRGSMEALKDMIDKFSHPEVKLTVIHAGIGSIKQSDCLLASASDAIVIGFNIRADTGVAELAREEDIDVRTYNTIYELKDDLEKAIGGVLGPKIEEVVTGKVRIKKVFRITKVGIVAGCEVIEGKVVRGNKARLVRDNTVIANTRIETLRHEKEDVKEMERGHECGITLERYQDIKENDVIEVFTEKKTQQTADLS; this is encoded by the coding sequence ATGGCGACAAAAAAGAAGAGTGCTGATAGTGAGAATATCAATAAAGAGAGTAAAGAAAAAGTTAAGAAGGTAAAGAAGACGAATAAACCAGCTTCGGCGATAACAGCTATCAAAAAAAAGAAGGTTGTTAAGCCACGGGCTAAAGTTGCCGGTATTGTTTCCTCCGCAGTACCTTCTGCTGTAAGTGATGTAAAAGTAAAAAAGGTTAAGAAAACAGCGGTTGCTAAGGTACCTGTTGTTGTTCCGTCAAAGGTTATATCTAAACCTTTTGTTCAACAAAAAACGGTTACACCGGTTGTTAAGGTAGAGCCTAAGAAACCTGTTGCTGTAGTGCCTGAAATAAAAGTTGTTGTCACTCCAAAACCTGTTGTTCCTGAACCAAAGATAACTCCGCCGGTAGTCGTGGCACCGGTTATTCCGGTTCTTCCTGTTACTGTACCTATTGAAGATAAACCCGTAATTTCGGTTAATGAGTTTGTTACTGTTGGGAAGCTTGCGGAATTAATGAAGAAATCGCCTGGTGAATTGTTGATCAAACTTATGTCCTTAAAAGTTAAGGCGGGAATAAATCAGAGGATTGACCCTGATATTATTACAATACTAGCAAGTGATTATGGGTATGAAGTAAAATTTATACCGTTATACGGTGATGAAGTTCTCGCGCAGGAAGAAGAAAAGGATGACCCAAGAAAAATGGTTCCGCGGTCACCCGTGGTGACAATCATGGGGCATGTAGACCACGGGAAAACGTCGTTACTTGATGCTATACGCAAAAGTAAAATTGCTGAGAAAGAGTACGGCGGGATAACGCAGCATATAGGAGCATATAGGGTGGTAACAGAGAAAGGCGAGATTGTTTTTCTTGATACACCTGGACATGAAGCATTTACAGCGATGCGTGCGCGTGGCGCGCAAGTTACTGACCTTGTAATTCTTGTAGTTGCCGCAGATGATGGAGTAATGCCTCAGACTATCGAGGCTATCGACCATGCAAAAGCTGCTAATGTTCCTATCATAGTTGCGGTAAATAAAATCGACCTCCCAGGTGCTGATCCGCGGAGAGTGAAAGAAGAACTTACCCGGCAGAATCTTATTATAGAAGAATACGGTGGTAAAGTAGGATGTATTGAAGTTTCTGCAAAAATAGGAACTAACCTTGACCAGTTACTCGATAGAATACTGTTGGAAGCAGAAATACGTGAGTTAAAAGCTAATCCCGCAACTTTAGCGCGGGGTGTTGTGATTGAAGCGCGGTTGGATCCGAAGAAAGGGCCGTTATCCACAATTTTGATACAAAAAGGTACTCTTAATAAAGGTGACTCTTTTATTGCAGGATTAACTAACGGTAAAGTACGTGCTTTAATTGACGATAAAGGACGGTTGTTGAGTAAAGCCGGGCCTTCAACTCCGGTTGAGGTTTTAGGGTTTACCTATACCCCGCAATTGGGAGATAAGTTCGTGGTGGTTGCGGATGAACGTGAGTCAAAACATATATCTGAACGCCGGCAGGAGATACAGCGCACTGAACGGTTGAAGAAAAAACATATAAGCCTGGATGTGCTCCATCAGAAGATTGGAGAAGGTAAACTCGCGGAATTAAGGGTTGTCCTAAAAACTGATGTTCGTGGCTCAATGGAAGCATTGAAGGATATGATAGACAAGTTTTCGCATCCTGAAGTAAAACTGACTGTTATTCATGCGGGAATCGGGAGTATCAAACAATCGGACTGTTTATTAGCATCAGCGTCTGATGCTATTGTTATCGGGTTTAATATACGTGCGGATACCGGTGTGGCCGAACTAGCACGTGAGGAAGATATTGATGTTCGTACGTATAATACGATTTATGAATTAAAAGATGACCTTGAGAAAGCGATCGGAGGCGTTCTTGGGCCTAAGATCGAAGAAGTGGTAACCGGAAAAGTTAGGATAAAGAAGGTTTTCAGGATCACTAAAGTTGGGATCGTTGCTGGCTGCGAGGTGATCGAAGGAAAAGTTGTACGAGGGAATAAAGCGCGTCTTGTCCGGGATAATACCGTTATAGCCAATACGCGGATTGAAACGTTACGTCATGAGAAGGAAGATGTTAAAGAAATGGAACGCGGGCATGAGTGCGGGATAACTCTAGAACGGTATCAGGATATAAAGGAAAATGATGTTATTGAAGTGTTTACCGAGAAAAAAACGCAACAGACTGCAGATCTAAGTTAA